The Rhinopithecus roxellana isolate Shanxi Qingling chromosome 9, ASM756505v1, whole genome shotgun sequence genome contains a region encoding:
- the LOC104663964 gene encoding 40S ribosomal protein S13-like, with translation MGRMHAPGKGLSQSALPYRRSLPTWLKLISDDVKEQIYKLATKGLTPSQIGVILRDSHGVAQVRFVTGNKILRILKSKGLAPDLPEDLYHLIKKAVAVRKHLERNRKDKDAKFHLILIESRIHRLA, from the coding sequence ATGGGTCGCATGCATGCTCCCGGGAAGGGCCTGTCCCAGTCAGCTTTGCCCTATCGACGCAGCCTCCCCACTTGGTTGAAGTTGATATCTGACGATGTGAAGGAGCAGATTTACAAACTGGCCACGAAGGGCCTGACTCCTTCACAAATTGGTGTGATCCTGAGAGATTCACATGGTGTTGCACAAGTACGTTTTGTGACAGGCAATAAAATCTTAAGAATTCTTAAGTCTAAGGGACTTGCTCCTGATCTTCCTGAAGATCTCTACCATTTAATTAAGAAAGCAGTTGCTGTTCGAAAGCATCTTGAGAGGAACAGAAAGGATAAGGATGCTAAATTCCATCTGATTCTGATAGAGAGCCGGATTCACCGTTTGGCTTGA